In Streptomyces sp. NBC_01408, one DNA window encodes the following:
- a CDS encoding Mrp/NBP35 family ATP-binding protein — protein sequence MATDTSPADAAAVPEQDAILDALATVNDPEIHRPITELGMVKSVEIGDGGAVAVTVYLTVSGCPMRETITKNVTEAVERVAGVTSVAVTLDVMSDEQRKDLAATLRGGTAEREVPFAKPGSLTRVYAVASGKGGVGKSSVTVNLAAAMAADGLKVGVVDADIYGHSVPRMLGVEGRPTQVENMIMPPSSHGVKVISIGMFTPGNAPVVWRGPMLHRALQQFLADVFWGDLDVLLLDLPPGTGDIAISVAQLVPNAEILVVTTPQQAAAEVAERAGSIAVQTHQKIVGVVENMSGLPCPHCDEMVDVFGSGGGQKVADGLTKTVGASVPVLGSIPIDVRLREGGDDGTPVVLSDPDSPAGAALRAIAGKLGGRARGLSGMSLGITPRNKF from the coding sequence ATGGCTACCGACACATCCCCCGCCGACGCCGCCGCCGTCCCCGAGCAGGACGCGATCCTCGACGCGCTGGCGACGGTGAACGACCCCGAGATCCACCGTCCGATCACCGAGCTCGGCATGGTGAAATCGGTGGAGATCGGCGACGGCGGCGCGGTCGCCGTCACGGTCTACCTCACCGTGTCGGGCTGTCCCATGCGCGAGACGATCACCAAGAACGTCACCGAGGCCGTGGAGCGGGTCGCCGGCGTCACCTCGGTCGCCGTCACCCTCGACGTGATGAGCGACGAGCAGCGCAAGGACCTGGCGGCCACCCTGCGCGGCGGCACCGCCGAGCGCGAGGTCCCCTTCGCCAAGCCGGGCTCGCTGACCCGCGTCTACGCGGTCGCCTCCGGCAAGGGCGGCGTCGGCAAGTCCTCCGTCACCGTCAACCTGGCCGCGGCGATGGCGGCCGACGGCCTGAAGGTCGGCGTGGTGGACGCGGACATCTACGGCCACAGCGTGCCGCGCATGCTGGGCGTCGAGGGCCGCCCGACCCAGGTCGAGAACATGATCATGCCGCCGTCCTCGCACGGCGTGAAGGTCATCTCCATCGGCATGTTCACCCCCGGCAACGCGCCGGTGGTGTGGCGCGGGCCGATGCTGCACCGCGCGCTCCAGCAGTTCCTGGCCGACGTGTTCTGGGGCGACCTGGACGTGCTGCTGCTGGACCTGCCGCCGGGCACCGGTGACATCGCGATCTCGGTGGCGCAGCTGGTGCCGAATGCCGAGATCCTGGTCGTGACCACCCCGCAGCAGGCCGCGGCCGAGGTCGCCGAGCGGGCCGGGTCGATCGCCGTGCAGACCCACCAGAAGATCGTCGGCGTCGTCGAGAACATGTCGGGCCTGCCGTGCCCGCACTGCGACGAGATGGTGGACGTCTTCGGCTCGGGCGGCGGCCAGAAGGTCGCCGACGGGCTGACCAAGACGGTCGGCGCGAGCGTGCCGGTGCTGGGCTCGATCCCGATCGACGTCCGGCTGCGCGAGGGCGGCGACGACGGCACGCCCGTGGTCCTGTCCGACCCGGACTCCCCCGCGGGCGCGGCCCTGCGGGCCATCGCGGGCAAGCTGGGCGGCCGCGCGCGCGGCCTGTCGGGCATGTCCCTGGGCATCACCCCGCGCAACAAGTTCTGA
- a CDS encoding DUF1003 domain-containing protein: MQAREHGLATEAAERSAERAGRPAQSTGSSALTRSRVRLDLPRAPRRSLLPEYDPEAFGRLSERVARFLGTGRFIVWMTLVIIVWVLWNIFAPGHLRWDEYPFIFLTLMLSLQASYAAPLILLAQNRQDDRDRVNLEQDRKQNERSIADTEYLTREIAALRMGLGEVATRDWIRSEFQDLIKEMDERRLFPLESDEGDR; the protein is encoded by the coding sequence ATGCAGGCGCGTGAGCACGGGCTGGCGACGGAAGCAGCGGAACGTTCCGCCGAGCGGGCGGGAAGGCCCGCCCAGAGCACCGGGTCGAGCGCCCTGACGCGCTCGCGGGTCCGCCTGGACCTGCCGCGCGCGCCGCGCCGGTCGCTGCTGCCCGAGTACGACCCGGAGGCCTTCGGGCGCCTCTCGGAGCGGGTGGCGCGGTTCCTCGGCACGGGCCGGTTCATCGTCTGGATGACCCTGGTCATCATCGTCTGGGTGCTGTGGAACATCTTCGCGCCGGGTCACCTGAGGTGGGACGAGTACCCGTTCATCTTCCTGACGCTGATGCTGTCGCTGCAGGCCTCGTACGCCGCCCCGCTGATCCTGCTCGCGCAGAACCGGCAGGACGACCGGGACCGGGTCAACCTGGAGCAGGACCGCAAGCAGAACGAGCGCTCCATCGCCGACACCGAGTATCTGACCCGGGAGATCGCGGCGCTGCGGATGGGCCTGGGCGAGGTCGCCACGCGCGACTGGATCAGGTCGGAGTTCCAGGATCTGATCAAGGAGATGGACGAGCGTCGTCTATTCCCGCTCGAGAGTGACGAAGGCGACCGCTAG
- a CDS encoding CBS domain-containing protein, translating to MAAGAPRIFVSHLSGVPVFDPNGDQVGRVRDLVAMLRVGGRPPRLLGLVVEVVSRRRIFLPMTRVTGVESGQVITTGVVNMRRFEQRPTERLVLGELLDRRVKLIADGEEVTVLDVAIQQLPARRDWEIDRIFVRKGKSGALRRRGETLTVEWSAVTGFSLEEHGQGAENLVATFEQMRPADVANVLHHLTPKRRAEVASALDDDRLADVMEELPEDEQVEILGKLKEERAADVLEAMDPDDAADLLSELPEDDKERLLTLMQPDDAADVRRLLSYEENTAGGLMTTEPIVLRPDATVADALARVRQADLSPALAAQVYVCRPPDETPTGKYLGTVHFQRLLRDPPFTLVSSIVDTDLPPLRPDASLPAVTTHLAAYNMVAVPVVDESGSLLGAVTVDDVLDHLLPDDWRETEFHSEEAVGGH from the coding sequence ATGGCTGCAGGCGCCCCGCGGATCTTCGTCTCGCATCTGTCGGGTGTGCCCGTTTTCGACCCCAACGGCGACCAGGTGGGCCGGGTCCGCGACCTCGTCGCGATGCTGCGCGTGGGCGGGCGCCCGCCGCGGCTGCTGGGCCTGGTGGTCGAGGTGGTCAGCCGGCGCCGGATCTTCCTGCCGATGACCCGGGTCACGGGAGTGGAATCCGGGCAGGTCATCACGACCGGCGTCGTCAACATGCGCCGCTTCGAACAGCGCCCCACCGAGCGGCTGGTCCTCGGCGAACTGCTGGACCGGCGGGTGAAGCTCATCGCGGACGGCGAGGAGGTCACCGTCCTGGACGTGGCCATCCAGCAGCTGCCGGCCCGCCGGGACTGGGAGATCGACCGGATCTTCGTGCGGAAGGGCAAGTCGGGAGCGCTGCGCCGGCGCGGCGAGACCCTGACCGTCGAGTGGTCGGCGGTGACCGGTTTCTCCCTGGAGGAGCACGGGCAGGGCGCCGAGAACCTGGTGGCCACCTTCGAGCAGATGCGCCCGGCCGACGTGGCGAACGTCCTGCACCACCTGACGCCCAAGCGGCGCGCCGAGGTGGCCAGCGCCCTCGACGACGACCGGCTCGCGGACGTCATGGAGGAGCTGCCGGAGGACGAGCAGGTGGAGATCCTCGGCAAGCTGAAGGAGGAGCGCGCCGCCGACGTCCTGGAGGCGATGGACCCGGACGACGCGGCCGACCTGCTCTCGGAGCTCCCGGAGGACGACAAGGAGCGGCTGCTGACGCTGATGCAGCCGGACGACGCCGCCGACGTGCGCCGCCTCCTGTCGTACGAGGAGAACACCGCGGGCGGCCTGATGACCACCGAGCCGATCGTGCTGCGGCCGGACGCGACGGTCGCGGACGCGCTGGCCCGCGTACGGCAGGCGGACCTGTCGCCGGCGCTGGCGGCGCAGGTGTACGTGTGCCGGCCGCCGGACGAGACCCCGACGGGCAAGTACCTGGGCACGGTGCACTTCCAGCGGCTGCTGCGGGACCCGCCGTTCACGCTGGTCAGCTCGATCGTGGACACGGACCTGCCGCCACTGCGGCCGGACGCCTCGCTGCCCGCGGTGACCACGCACCTCGCCGCGTACAACATGGTGGCGGTGCCGGTGGTCGACGAGAGCGGTTCGCTGCTGGGCGCGGTCACCGTGGACGACGTACTGGACCACCTGCTGCCGGACGACTGGCGGGAGACGGAGTTCCATTCCGAGGAGGCCGTGGGTGGGCACTGA
- a CDS encoding sec-independent translocase encodes MFNDIGALELVTIVVLAILIFGPEKLPKVIQDVTGVIRKIRAFSDSAKQDIRSELGPEFKDFEFEDLNPKTFIRKQLSENEDLKEIRGSFDLRKELNDVTDAVNSKETDPVTASAAAGGAPAAGPDLVKKPAAPAADQRARFDADAT; translated from the coding sequence GTGTTCAACGACATAGGCGCACTCGAACTGGTCACGATCGTGGTGCTCGCCATTCTCATCTTCGGTCCGGAAAAGCTGCCCAAGGTCATTCAGGACGTCACGGGCGTGATCCGGAAGATCCGGGCGTTCTCCGACAGTGCCAAACAGGACATCCGCTCCGAACTCGGCCCGGAATTCAAGGATTTCGAGTTCGAGGACCTGAACCCGAAGACCTTCATCCGCAAGCAGCTGAGCGAGAACGAGGACCTCAAGGAGATCCGCGGCAGCTTCGATCTCCGCAAGGAGCTGAACGACGTCACCGACGCCGTGAACAGCAAGGAGACCGACCCCGTGACGGCCTCCGCAGCCGCCGGCGGCGCGCCCGCCGCCGGCCCGGACCTCGTGAAGAAGCCCGCCGCCCCCGCCGCGGACCAGCGCGCCCGCTTCGACGCCGACGCCACCTGA
- a CDS encoding S1C family serine protease: protein MADRQQTDPAPSWWSRPEGPADPHHDGVPAPRPEGAQAAQGAAPAPDATADAAPAPDAAPAADPAPGPAPAAGDLRQHQDPHQDPHQDPYEAPYEDGPAAREPRYDPWDDQPFQAVDRGGQPRQIRLWQLVSLSAGVALLAGGIGGYAGVLAERQSNTRLELPQAAAADKGRAPESVAGIAATALPGVVTLHVRGTAGSGTGTGFVLDQQGHILTNNHVVGDAKEIAVTFSTGESVTAELVGRDSGYDLAVVKVSGVRGLQPLSLGNSENVKVGDPVVAIGAPFDLSNTVTAGIISATGRPVTAGGDKGDGSDISYVDALQTDAPINPGNSGGPLLDAAARVVGINSAIRGADKGDPTRQGGSIGLGFAIPINQGKRVAEELIRTGRATHPVIGVTLDMEYTGDGAKVGDKGEDGKPSVVADGPGARAGIKAGDVITKVDGQRVRGGDELIIKIRAHRPGDPLTLTVLREGRERTLEVVLGSANGS from the coding sequence TCCGGCTCCGTCCTGGTGGAGCCGGCCCGAGGGGCCGGCGGACCCCCACCACGACGGGGTCCCCGCGCCGCGCCCGGAAGGTGCCCAGGCCGCCCAGGGCGCGGCCCCGGCCCCTGACGCGACCGCTGACGCGGCTCCGGCCCCTGACGCGGCTCCGGCCGCCGACCCGGCCCCAGGCCCTGCTCCGGCCGCCGGGGATCTGCGGCAGCACCAGGACCCGCACCAGGACCCGCACCAGGACCCGTACGAGGCCCCGTACGAGGACGGGCCGGCCGCCCGGGAGCCGCGCTACGACCCCTGGGACGACCAGCCCTTCCAGGCCGTGGACCGGGGCGGGCAGCCGCGCCAGATCCGGCTGTGGCAGCTGGTGTCCCTCAGCGCGGGCGTGGCCCTGCTCGCCGGCGGGATCGGCGGCTACGCCGGGGTCCTGGCCGAGCGGCAGAGCAACACCCGCCTGGAGCTGCCCCAGGCGGCCGCCGCGGACAAGGGCCGGGCGCCCGAGAGCGTGGCCGGGATCGCGGCCACGGCGCTGCCCGGCGTGGTGACCCTGCACGTACGGGGCACCGCGGGCAGCGGCACCGGCACCGGCTTCGTGCTCGACCAGCAGGGCCACATCCTGACCAACAACCACGTCGTCGGCGACGCCAAGGAGATAGCGGTCACCTTCAGCACCGGCGAGAGCGTCACCGCCGAGCTGGTGGGCCGGGACTCCGGCTACGACCTGGCCGTGGTCAAGGTCAGCGGGGTGCGCGGACTCCAGCCGCTGAGCCTCGGCAATTCCGAGAACGTGAAGGTAGGCGACCCGGTGGTGGCCATCGGCGCGCCCTTCGACCTGTCCAACACCGTCACCGCGGGCATCATCAGCGCCACCGGCCGTCCCGTCACGGCGGGCGGCGACAAGGGCGACGGCAGCGACATCAGCTACGTCGACGCCCTGCAGACCGACGCCCCGATCAACCCCGGCAACTCCGGCGGCCCGCTCCTGGACGCCGCGGCCCGGGTGGTCGGCATCAACAGCGCGATCCGCGGGGCCGACAAGGGCGACCCCACCCGCCAGGGCGGCAGCATCGGGCTGGGCTTCGCCATCCCCATCAACCAGGGCAAGCGCGTCGCCGAGGAGCTCATCCGCACCGGCCGCGCCACCCACCCCGTGATCGGCGTCACCCTCGACATGGAGTACACGGGCGACGGGGCCAAGGTCGGCGACAAGGGCGAGGACGGCAAGCCCTCCGTGGTCGCGGACGGGCCGGGCGCCCGCGCGGGCATCAAGGCCGGCGACGTGATCACCAAGGTGGACGGCCAGCGGGTGCGCGGCGGCGACGAGCTGATCATCAAGATCCGGGCCCACCGCCCGGGCGATCCGCTGACCCTGACCGTGCTCCGCGAGGGCAGGGAACGCACGCTGGAGGTGGTCCTCGGGTCGGCGAACGGCTCATGA